ACTTTTTTTAGGAAGTTCCTGTATTTACCCGAAAGCAGCACCTCAGCCAATTAAAGAAGAATATCTGCTTACCGGGCCATTAGAATCTACTAATGAACCTTATGCCATAGCCAAAATTGCCGGAATCAAACTCTGCGAAACCTATCATGACCAGTATGGATGTAAGTTTATTTCGTTAATGCCCACTAACTTATATGGCCCAAATGATGATTACGATTTAGAAAAATCCCATGTATTACCGGCACTTATCCGAAAATTTCATGAAGCTAAGATAAATAACTATCCTTCTGTTGTGATTTGGGGGGATGGCACTCCAAGACGTGAATTTATGCACGTGGATGACTTAGCTGAAGCCTGTCTTCACTTAATGCTACACTATAAGCAACGTGAAACCATCAATGTAGGCACTGGCGAAGATGTTTCCATAGCAGAATTAGCAGCTATTATCCAACGTGTAGTTGGTTATGAAGGAGAACTTATCTTTGATGTTTCCAAACCCAATGGCACACACCGTAAACTATTGGATATTAGTTGGTTAAATGCACATGGCTTTAAAGCCAAAACTTCATTAGAGCAGGGAATTATTACTGTTTACCAAGAATACGTTCAAAAATACGACCAATACGTAGTTTAGAATTTCAGAAACTTCTCCGCTTGCTCATTGAATCAACCACAAATTTACCGTAGATTTGCTATTTATGGGCGTATGCTTAGAGCAATAGCAGTTTGGAGTTGGGTAGTTTTAGGGTATAGTATTTTTTTGACGAATTACGGATATTCTCAAAATCAGATAAATTTAGATTCTTTACGGATAGAGTCCCAAAAAGGGAA
The Bacteroidia bacterium DNA segment above includes these coding regions:
- a CDS encoding GDP-L-fucose synthase codes for the protein MELNSRIYVAGHNGMVGSAIVRLLIKEGYSNIITHSSKELDLRNQSEVVSFFEDHQPEYVFLAAAKVGGILANNTYRAEFLYDNLMIEANVIHQSYVHKVKKLLFLGSSCIYPKAAPQPIKEEYLLTGPLESTNEPYAIAKIAGIKLCETYHDQYGCKFISLMPTNLYGPNDDYDLEKSHVLPALIRKFHEAKINNYPSVVIWGDGTPRREFMHVDDLAEACLHLMLHYKQRETINVGTGEDVSIAELAAIIQRVVGYEGELIFDVSKPNGTHRKLLDISWLNAHGFKAKTSLEQGIITVYQEYVQKYDQYVV